The proteins below are encoded in one region of uncultured Eubacteriales bacterium:
- a CDS encoding conserved hypothetical protein (Evidence 4 : Homologs of previously reported genes of unknown function) — MEDVLPGTIVPADLLRPDAADAVLSPLFLGGDLMLSQVSRITALEPHVIQNWVKRGYLSPPQHKKYSRRQLCRILIINMLKEALHLDQICRLISTFNGSLSSEEDDLIDDSYLYTCLCRLIGRMEHEPLPDEEELEEWCMDALSDYGEPRPGARATVSRAMRVILTAFLAAKLKREAEALLIGLENAAV, encoded by the coding sequence CGGCGGACGCGGTGCTCTCACCGCTCTTCCTCGGGGGGGACCTGATGCTCTCCCAGGTGTCCCGTATCACGGCGCTGGAACCCCACGTCATTCAAAACTGGGTAAAACGGGGGTACCTCTCGCCGCCCCAGCATAAAAAATACAGCCGCAGGCAGTTATGCCGCATCCTCATCATAAATATGTTAAAAGAAGCCCTCCACCTGGACCAGATCTGCCGCCTCATCTCCACCTTCAATGGCAGTCTCTCCAGTGAGGAGGACGACCTGATTGACGACTCCTACCTCTACACCTGCCTTTGCCGTCTCATCGGCAGGATGGAGCACGAGCCTCTCCCCGACGAGGAGGAGCTGGAGGAGTGGTGTATGGATGCGCTCTCCGACTATGGTGAGCCCCGCCCGGGCGCCCGGGCGACGGTGAGCCGGGCCATGCGGGTGATCCTCACAGCCTTCCTTGCCGCAAAGCTCAAAAGGGAGGCGGAAGCCCTCCTGATCGGGCTGGAGAACGCGGCTGTTTAA
- a CDS encoding conserved membrane hypothetical protein (Evidence 4 : Homologs of previously reported genes of unknown function), whose protein sequence is MLDWLASLTLLERVLLYIAVPATVLLLLQTLLLLVGLGGGHDGADGAHGGHDLNVDLDGDGIPDVHAGFHGFGIHDGGHPCDTCGEAHGPEAHGEHLHHGDGTAGGLHILTLRGVVTFLTLFGWSGLLFCQLELHWLPALFFAVQVGVIGMVVVAVILREALRLQSDGTLDIRNALGLPGTVYLAVPAARRETGKVNVTVQDQLREFEAVTDSESPIPTGAEVRVVGVTGDTLIVEPLT, encoded by the coding sequence ATGCTGGACTGGCTCGCGTCACTGACCCTGCTGGAGCGGGTCTTACTCTACATTGCCGTTCCCGCCACCGTACTCCTGCTGCTGCAGACCTTGCTTTTGCTGGTCGGCTTGGGCGGTGGGCACGACGGCGCGGACGGTGCCCACGGCGGGCACGATCTGAACGTCGACCTGGACGGCGACGGTATCCCCGACGTCCACGCCGGGTTCCACGGGTTCGGCATCCACGACGGGGGCCACCCCTGTGATACCTGCGGCGAGGCCCACGGCCCGGAGGCCCACGGAGAGCATTTACACCACGGAGATGGTACGGCGGGCGGGCTTCATATCCTTACCCTGCGGGGCGTGGTGACGTTCCTCACCCTCTTCGGCTGGAGCGGCCTGCTCTTCTGCCAACTGGAGCTGCACTGGCTCCCGGCCCTGTTCTTCGCGGTACAGGTGGGGGTCATCGGCATGGTGGTCGTGGCGGTCATTCTGCGGGAGGCTCTGCGCCTCCAATCGGACGGCACCCTGGATATCCGCAACGCTCTGGGCCTGCCCGGTACCGTCTACCTCGCTGTTCCCGCCGCCCGGCGGGAGACGGGGAAGGTAAACGTCACCGTCCAGGACCAGCTGCGGGAGTTCGAGGCCGTTACCGACAGCGAAAGCCCCATCCCCACCGGCGCGGAGGTCCGCGTGGTGGGCGTCACCGGAGATACCCTCATTGTCGAACCACTCACATAA
- a CDS encoding SPFH/Band 7/PHB domain protein, with protein MPNLFGIILVCVIVVILFSLFLFLLKRYRKCPSDKVMVIYGKVGNNGDGSARSAKCIHGGAAFIWPVIQAYEFLDLTPMSISVDLQNALSRQNIRINVPSRFTVGISTEPGVMQNAAERLLGLRLQEIQELAKDIIFGQLRLVIATMDIEEINTDRDKFLEAVSRNVEGELKKIGLRLINVNLTDISDESGYIDALGKEAAAKAINDAKKNVAERNRDGSIGEAQAHRDQRVQVAQADSVAIQGENTSQVEVAMSNAQRREKEAEATRIATAAEKIATAQALEEAYAAEQKAEAARYAREKATQEADVIVKTEIDKRRKELEAEAEAEQIRRRAKGEADAILAKMQAEADGAQAILLKQAEGLKQVVAAAGGDADEAVRLLLADKMESLMRIQVDAIKNVKIDKVTVWDGGQGQDGKTATAGFLSGLVKSIPPMNEMFDMAGMNLPDYLGKKKEEPAAPPIPEAE; from the coding sequence ATGCCTAACTTGTTCGGAATCATCCTGGTCTGCGTCATCGTAGTCATCTTGTTCTCCCTGTTCCTCTTCCTCCTCAAGCGGTACAGAAAATGCCCCTCGGATAAGGTCATGGTCATCTACGGTAAGGTGGGCAACAACGGCGACGGCTCCGCCCGCAGCGCCAAGTGTATCCACGGCGGCGCGGCCTTTATCTGGCCCGTCATCCAGGCGTATGAGTTCTTGGACCTGACCCCCATGTCCATCTCCGTGGACCTTCAGAACGCCCTCTCCCGTCAAAATATCCGCATCAACGTGCCCAGCCGTTTCACCGTCGGCATCTCCACCGAGCCCGGGGTCATGCAGAACGCCGCTGAGCGGCTCCTGGGCCTGCGCCTCCAGGAGATACAGGAGCTCGCCAAGGACATCATCTTCGGTCAGCTCCGTCTGGTCATCGCCACCATGGACATCGAGGAGATCAACACCGACCGGGATAAGTTCCTGGAGGCCGTATCCCGCAACGTGGAGGGCGAGCTGAAGAAGATTGGCCTGCGCCTCATCAATGTGAACCTGACCGACATCTCCGACGAGTCCGGGTATATCGACGCCCTGGGCAAGGAGGCCGCAGCCAAGGCCATCAACGATGCGAAGAAGAACGTGGCTGAGCGCAACCGTGACGGCTCCATCGGTGAGGCCCAGGCCCACCGCGACCAGCGCGTTCAGGTAGCTCAGGCCGACTCCGTGGCCATCCAGGGCGAGAACACCTCCCAGGTGGAGGTGGCTATGTCCAACGCCCAGCGCCGTGAGAAGGAGGCCGAGGCCACCCGTATTGCCACCGCCGCCGAAAAGATCGCCACCGCCCAGGCTCTGGAGGAGGCCTATGCCGCCGAGCAGAAGGCTGAGGCCGCCCGTTATGCCCGCGAAAAGGCCACCCAGGAGGCCGACGTTATCGTCAAGACCGAGATCGACAAGCGCCGCAAGGAGCTTGAGGCCGAAGCCGAGGCCGAGCAGATCCGCCGCCGGGCGAAGGGTGAGGCCGACGCTATCCTGGCCAAGATGCAGGCCGAGGCCGACGGCGCCCAGGCCATCCTCCTTAAACAGGCCGAGGGCCTCAAGCAGGTGGTGGCCGCAGCCGGCGGCGACGCCGACGAGGCCGTTCGCCTCCTGCTGGCCGACAAGATGGAGAGCCTCATGCGCATCCAGGTGGACGCCATTAAGAACGTAAAGATCGACAAGGTCACTGTCTGGGACGGCGGACAGGGCCAGGACGGGAAGACGGCCACTGCCGGCTTTCTCTCCGGACTCGTGAAGAGCATCCCGCCCATGAACGAGATGTTCGACATGGCGGGCATGAACCTGCCCGACTACCTGGGCAAAAAGAAGGAGGAGCCCGCGGCTCCTCCCATCCCTGAAGCCGAATAA
- a CDS encoding Ppx/GppA phosphatase family protein, whose translation MKCGIVDIGSNTVQLTVYHYEGDGFRPLLNRWETVGLAGYAENGALTEAGVRTACRVLKDFQTLLEDLEVKELHAFATASLRGISNTEQVVEDIRARTGIGVEILSGETEAEYSFRGATWGVPSPAGLMTDIGGGSTELVGYENGAITSTVSLPMGVVSLFNKYVSGVLPTQAEQGSIRAHAAALLDGQALTRCETLLGVGGSVRAVVRLCNTLSGAEPENRVVPLCEVDSLYNSLAKGDKDALKLILRAVPDRVHTVMPGLILVREILNRCGAGSLAMSAAGVREGYLLSQVMKK comes from the coding sequence ATGAAGTGCGGAATCGTGGACATCGGGTCCAACACAGTACAGTTGACCGTCTACCACTATGAGGGAGATGGTTTCCGTCCCCTGCTCAACCGCTGGGAGACAGTGGGGCTGGCGGGATACGCAGAGAATGGAGCCCTCACGGAGGCGGGCGTACGGACCGCCTGCCGGGTGCTAAAGGACTTTCAGACCCTACTGGAGGACCTGGAGGTCAAAGAACTCCACGCCTTTGCCACTGCCTCTCTACGGGGCATCTCCAACACAGAGCAGGTAGTGGAGGACATTCGGGCGCGCACCGGCATCGGCGTAGAAATCCTCTCCGGCGAGACCGAGGCGGAGTACTCCTTCCGTGGCGCCACCTGGGGTGTTCCCTCCCCCGCTGGGCTGATGACCGACATCGGCGGCGGCTCCACCGAACTGGTGGGGTATGAGAACGGAGCCATCACCTCCACCGTGAGCCTGCCCATGGGGGTGGTCTCCCTCTTTAACAAGTATGTAAGCGGGGTTCTCCCCACTCAGGCCGAGCAGGGGTCCATCCGTGCCCATGCGGCGGCTCTGCTGGACGGGCAGGCTCTCACCCGCTGTGAGACTTTGCTGGGCGTGGGCGGCTCGGTACGGGCGGTGGTGCGGCTGTGCAACACCCTGTCGGGGGCCGAGCCGGAAAACAGGGTCGTACCTTTGTGTGAAGTCGATTCCCTTTACAACAGTCTTGCCAAGGGGGACAAGGACGCTCTTAAGCTCATCCTCCGCGCCGTGCCCGACCGAGTACATACCGTTATGCCGGGGCTGATTTTGGTACGGGAGATTTTAAACCGGTGTGGGGCCGGGAGCTTGGCTATGAGTGCCGCCGGGGTGCGGGAGGGATATCTCCTCAGCCAAGTAATGAAAAAATAA
- a CDS encoding conserved hypothetical protein (Evidence 4 : Homologs of previously reported genes of unknown function) — translation MAGCSPPSGEWVLIAATLAAIQLAQGQTVEQLALMSSFFGVLGNNLGFLAITRAETKGEPTALI, via the coding sequence ATGGCGGGATGCAGCCCTCCCTCTGGTGAATGGGTCCTTATCGCGGCCACGCTGGCCGCGATCCAGCTCGCTCAGGGTCAGACTGTGGAGCAACTTGCCCTCATGTCTTCTTTTTTCGGCGTGTTGGGCAACAACCTGGGTTTTCTGGCCATAACCCGCGCCGAGACCAAGGGAGAACCCACTGCGCTCATATAA
- a CDS encoding conserved hypothetical protein (Evidence 4 : Homologs of previously reported genes of unknown function) — translation MNSINPIADLPMGFGMALAQDYNSMQYFASLSPDEQRAIIDQTHSINSRDEMQLFVQSITNQQHDL, via the coding sequence TTGAATTCAATTAATCCCATTGCCGACCTGCCCATGGGTTTCGGCATGGCCCTGGCCCAGGACTATAATTCCATGCAGTATTTCGCCTCCCTCTCCCCCGATGAGCAGCGGGCCATTATCGACCAGACCCACTCCATCAATTCCAGGGACGAGATGCAGCTCTTCGTACAGTCCATCACCAACCAGCAGCACGACCTATAA
- a CDS encoding Superoxide dismutase (Cu-Zn) — MQDHPCHMPRVLVEGQPTARALVRGSSAHPGLLGEVLFYPFHGGSLLLVRVAGLPGDGFFGFHIHEHGDCCEGGDVPFSCTGSHYNPGNQPHPDHAGDLPVLLASDGLVYTIVYTGRFRPEEVVGRAVIIHDMPDDYRSQPAGDSGNRIGCGSIEAIP; from the coding sequence ATGCAAGATCATCCCTGCCACATGCCGCGGGTCCTGGTGGAGGGCCAGCCAACGGCCCGCGCCCTGGTCCGGGGCAGCTCCGCCCACCCGGGGCTGCTGGGTGAAGTGCTCTTCTACCCCTTCCACGGCGGCAGCCTGCTGCTGGTGCGGGTGGCCGGACTGCCGGGGGACGGCTTTTTCGGCTTTCACATCCACGAGCACGGGGACTGCTGCGAGGGCGGCGACGTGCCCTTCTCCTGCACCGGTTCGCACTACAATCCCGGAAATCAGCCCCATCCGGACCACGCTGGCGACCTGCCCGTCCTGCTCGCCAGCGACGGCCTCGTCTACACCATCGTCTACACCGGACGTTTTCGGCCCGAGGAGGTCGTGGGGCGGGCCGTGATCATACATGACATGCCGGACGACTACCGCTCCCAGCCCGCGGGAGACAGCGGCAACCGCATCGGCTGCGGCAGCATTGAGGCCATCCCGTAA
- a CDS encoding conserved membrane hypothetical protein (Evidence 4 : Homologs of previously reported genes of unknown function) translates to MDISSLGIASVTAITVICYLVGLIVKATPWDNKYIPAACGLAGAALGGLALLLGVPDFPATDYLTAVAVGVVSGLAATGANQVYKQLKGD, encoded by the coding sequence ATGGACATTTCTTCTCTGGGTATTGCATCGGTCACGGCCATCACGGTTATTTGTTATCTCGTCGGGCTTATCGTCAAGGCCACACCGTGGGACAACAAGTATATCCCCGCCGCCTGCGGGCTGGCCGGAGCCGCGCTGGGGGGCTTGGCACTCCTGCTGGGAGTGCCTGATTTCCCGGCCACGGACTACCTGACAGCGGTCGCTGTGGGTGTTGTAAGCGGGCTTGCCGCTACCGGGGCCAACCAGGTGTATAAGCAGCTCAAGGGGGATTGA
- a CDS encoding conserved exported hypothetical protein (Evidence 4 : Homologs of previously reported genes of unknown function) produces MDTIIVAAISFLGTLAGAGMGVIASARLTNWRIEQLEKKVEKHNSVVERTYLLEEQMKEANHRITDLEENKM; encoded by the coding sequence GTGGATACTATTATCGTTGCGGCCATTTCCTTTCTCGGGACACTGGCCGGGGCAGGAATGGGGGTCATCGCTTCAGCCAGGCTTACCAACTGGCGCATTGAGCAGCTCGAAAAAAAGGTAGAGAAACACAACAGCGTTGTGGAACGCACTTATCTGCTGGAGGAGCAGATGAAGGAGGCAAACCACCGCATCACTGATCTGGAAGAGAATAAGATGTGA
- a CDS encoding hypothetical protein (Evidence 5 : No homology to any previously reported sequences), which yields MPAPDVRPALMGEEEMKKLSLANIMIIKKC from the coding sequence ATGCCTGCTCCTGACGTCCGGCCTGCCCTAATGGGGGAGGAAGAAATGAAAAAGTTGTCTCTTGCAAATATAATGATAATCAAGAAGTGTTAA
- a CDS encoding Acetyltransferase GNAT family yields the protein MTFRDYESSGCALMAKLFYDTVHTVNAKDYTNEQLKAWATGNVDLEAWNRSFLAYNTLIAEIDGTIVGFADMDDTGYLDRLFVHKDFQRRGVAYVLVTELEQRARNSGLSRFETYASITAKPFFERQGYTVEKENKAIRNGIVLLNYKMVKRI from the coding sequence ATGACGTTTCGAGATTATGAATCAAGCGGCTGCGCTTTGATGGCAAAGCTGTTTTATGATACCGTGCATACCGTCAACGCCAAGGATTACACAAACGAGCAGCTTAAAGCATGGGCAACAGGAAATGTTGATCTGGAGGCATGGAATCGTTCTTTTTTAGCGTACAATACATTGATTGCAGAAATAGACGGAACAATTGTGGGCTTTGCAGATATGGATGATACGGGCTATTTGGATAGACTTTTTGTGCATAAGGATTTTCAACGCAGAGGCGTCGCTTACGTGCTGGTAACCGAATTGGAACAGCGTGCGCGCAATAGCGGCTTATCCCGCTTTGAAACGTATGCATCGATTACAGCCAAGCCTTTTTTCGAGAGACAGGGCTATACGGTTGAAAAAGAAAATAAGGCAATCCGAAATGGTATCGTTTTATTGAACTATAAAATGGTAAAGCGAATTTAA
- a CDS encoding conserved hypothetical protein (Evidence 4 : Homologs of previously reported genes of unknown function), with protein sequence MCVLDLNCSQSFSFTLPCSFTCKNSGRVLLGCGYQVFLYFDIPPCLDLYSVKQARLVLFKIPDSGTSCYPEKPPVRCFACPLLEFYSPYGCAYSPPVIDEGHRVNFYDNPNLCSTEVDVTETVNAWARGSIENKGIILTAMEDSRLIIYASGQYEIAGMSPMLRLVYENTTICQPLSVENCDVALRF encoded by the coding sequence ATGTGCGTTCTTGATTTAAACTGTAGTCAGTCCTTTAGTTTTACGCTGCCCTGCTCTTTCACCTGCAAAAATAGCGGCCGGGTACTTCTTGGGTGCGGCTATCAAGTGTTTTTATATTTTGATATTCCGCCTTGCCTCGACCTTTACAGCGTGAAACAGGCTAGACTGGTTCTGTTTAAAATACCGGATAGCGGTACGAGCTGTTACCCGGAAAAACCTCCAGTCCGGTGCTTTGCTTGCCCGTTACTGGAGTTTTACAGTCCGTATGGTTGCGCGTACTCCCCTCCCGTCATCGATGAAGGACACAGGGTGAATTTTTATGATAACCCAAACCTCTGCAGCACAGAAGTAGACGTTACCGAAACTGTGAATGCCTGGGCGAGAGGATCCATCGAAAACAAAGGGATAATATTGACCGCAATGGAAGACAGCAGACTCATTATTTATGCCTCCGGCCAATATGAGATCGCGGGCATGAGTCCGATGCTGCGACTTGTGTATGAAAATACTACGATATGTCAGCCATTAAGCGTGGAAAACTGCGATGTTGCGCTTCGTTTTTAA
- a CDS encoding hypothetical protein (Evidence 5 : No homology to any previously reported sequences) — protein MDIPVSIVSGTPFNTDYGEAGILTVVFTTQGIITYKTGTTLYFYAVITEGATSQTVCFEVTGGDNPLPAGASSFTIANTSDFTAAATATGAVYYTAA, from the coding sequence GTGGATATTCCTGTATCAATTGTAAGCGGAACTCCATTTAATACCGATTATGGAGAGGCCGGAATTCTGACGGTTGTGTTTACCACTCAGGGGATTATCACCTATAAGACAGGTACGACCCTTTATTTCTATGCTGTCATTACGGAGGGGGCCACTTCTCAGACCGTTTGCTTTGAAGTGACCGGCGGGGACAATCCGCTGCCCGCAGGGGCATCCTCTTTTACAATTGCAAACACCTCGGATTTCACAGCTGCAGCAACAGCGACCGGGGCGGTGTATTACACGGCGGCATAG
- a CDS encoding hypothetical protein (Evidence 5 : No homology to any previously reported sequences): MCSIITTITMTTAGWVPGDCYCSIHGHGKVVHLKANTTNRGHLNEKSTSGLYCYFFSGFIRSILGCFY; encoded by the coding sequence TTGTGCAGCATTATTACAACGATCACCATGACTACCGCGGGGTGGGTTCCGGGCGATTGCTATTGTTCTATACATGGGCATGGCAAAGTGGTACACTTGAAGGCAAATACAACAAATAGGGGGCATCTAAATGAGAAAAGCACTTCTGGCCTTTATTGCTACTTTTTTAGCGGGTTTATTCGGAGTATATTGGGGTGCTTCTATTAA
- a CDS encoding HTH-type transcriptional regulator SinR (fragment): MMESERIGQQIKALRKQKGHTQEELANELFISQSYLRKIEQGMANPTVNMVEKITTFLEGLPERK; encoded by the coding sequence ATGATGGAGAGCGAGAGAATTGGACAACAAATCAAGGCTCTGAGAAAACAGAAGGGCCACACACAGGAGGAGCTGGCTAACGAGCTCTTCATCAGCCAATCCTACCTGCGCAAGATTGAGCAGGGGATGGCGAATCCTACTGTGAATATGGTGGAGAAGATCACCACTTTCCTGGAGGGGTTGCCTGAGAGGAAGTAA
- a CDS encoding hypothetical protein (Evidence 5 : No homology to any previously reported sequences) → MGKAGGTKANAVRLLHTRIGAVFVSLARIKSQGLDQFSFIYFLSGNPSRKVVIFSTIFTVGFAIPCSILRR, encoded by the coding sequence ATGGGCAAAGCTGGGGGTACAAAAGCCAATGCGGTACGCCTGCTGCACACCCGGATAGGGGCGGTGTTCGTTAGTCTGGCACGGATCAAATCGCAGGGGTTGGATCAGTTCAGCTTTATTTACTTCCTCTCAGGCAACCCCTCCAGGAAAGTGGTGATCTTCTCCACCATATTCACAGTAGGATTCGCCATCCCCTGCTCAATCTTGCGCAGGTAG
- the rpmB gene encoding 50S ribosomal protein L28 produces the protein MAKCEFCDKGVVFGIQVSHSHRRSNRPWKPNVKRVKAVVDGAPKHVYVCTRCLRSGKVTRAV, from the coding sequence ATGGCCAAATGTGAATTTTGCGATAAGGGCGTTGTGTTCGGTATTCAGGTGTCCCACTCTCACCGCCGCAGCAATCGTCCCTGGAAGCCCAATGTGAAGCGCGTCAAGGCGGTCGTGGACGGCGCACCCAAGCACGTCTATGTGTGCACCAGATGCCTCCGTTCGGGTAAGGTCACCCGCGCTGTTTAA
- a CDS encoding hypothetical protein (Evidence 5 : No homology to any previously reported sequences) gives MKDLAREKWNGQRDKYGAKAQPREALLIKKKMLAFPFGICYYTTRRFLILSS, from the coding sequence ATGAAAGATTTGGCAAGAGAGAAATGGAACGGGCAGCGTGATAAATATGGGGCGAAGGCGCAACCAAGGGAGGCGCTGCTTATCAAGAAAAAAATGCTTGCATTTCCCTTTGGTATCTGTTATTATACTACTCGACGCTTTCTGATTCTGAGCAGTTGA
- the hprK gene encoding HPr kinase/phosphorylase codes for MESAYSVPLGKIIKEFNLEVLRAGTDYEERAIRTEDVNRPGLQLIGFFDYFDPTRIQVLGKVETTYLTGLTEEERQGCFDSLLAQDIPALVITRAMDPFPECLALAERYDRTILRTKDTTSSFMSGLIALLRSELAPRITRHGVLVEIYGEGVLLLGESGVGKSETAIELVKRGHRLIADDAVEIKRASDKRLIGTAPELIRHYIELRGIGVIDVRRLFGMSAIKEASSIDLVVNLEQWKDGAVYDRLGLENLYTNILEVPVPSLTVPVKPGRNLAVIIEVAAMNNRHKKMGYNAALEFTKQINEHFDQAMSQKKD; via the coding sequence GTGGAAAGCGCTTACAGCGTCCCGCTTGGGAAGATCATTAAGGAATTCAATTTAGAGGTCCTGCGCGCGGGGACGGACTATGAGGAGCGGGCGATCCGCACCGAGGATGTGAACCGTCCCGGTCTCCAGCTCATAGGCTTTTTCGACTATTTCGACCCCACCCGCATCCAAGTGCTTGGTAAGGTGGAGACTACCTATCTCACCGGCCTCACCGAGGAGGAGCGGCAGGGCTGTTTTGACAGCCTTCTGGCTCAGGACATCCCCGCCCTGGTCATCACCCGGGCAATGGACCCGTTCCCCGAGTGCTTGGCCCTGGCAGAGAGGTACGACCGCACTATCCTCCGCACGAAGGATACTACCTCCTCCTTCATGTCCGGCCTTATCGCCCTCCTGCGCAGCGAGCTGGCCCCCCGTATTACCCGCCACGGCGTGCTGGTGGAGATTTACGGTGAGGGCGTCCTGCTCCTGGGCGAGTCGGGCGTGGGCAAGAGCGAGACCGCTATCGAGCTGGTCAAGCGCGGCCATCGCCTTATCGCGGACGACGCGGTGGAGATCAAGCGGGCCAGCGACAAGCGCCTGATCGGCACCGCGCCCGAGCTCATCCGCCACTATATCGAGCTGCGGGGCATCGGCGTCATTGACGTGCGCCGCCTATTCGGCATGTCCGCCATTAAGGAGGCCTCCAGCATCGACCTGGTGGTAAACCTGGAGCAGTGGAAGGACGGCGCCGTGTACGATCGCCTGGGCCTGGAGAACCTCTATACCAACATCCTGGAGGTCCCTGTGCCCTCCCTCACTGTGCCGGTAAAGCCGGGGCGCAACCTGGCCGTCATCATTGAGGTGGCTGCCATGAACAACCGCCACAAGAAGATGGGCTACAACGCCGCTTTGGAGTTTACCAAGCAGATCAATGAGCACTTCGATCAGGCCATGAGCCAGAAGAAGGACTGA
- a CDS encoding Tetrahydrofolate synthase yields MSRTMTGQEAIDYIHSYNWLGSRPGLSRTKDLLSRLGHPERELRFVHIVGTNGKGSTAAMLASVLREAGHTTGLYTSPYLWRFHERIQVNGAEITDDELGEVTDYVRRFAEEMEDHPTEFELVTCIALEYYRRRGCAIVVLEAGLGGRLDSTNAIPAPEAVVITNIGLDHTALLGDTVEKIAAEKGAVIKPGCEVVLYGQTASVEAVIVDICQAQGVPLTVADFASLRVREDSRAEQRFDYGRWSDLSIRLLGEHQRKNGAVVLETVSALRHRGWSIPGESVRAGLAKARWPGRFEILGEHPWFIVDGGHNPQCATTVAANLDVYFPGEKVVFLVGVLKDKDYEGLISEIAGRAGAFVAVTPDSPRALPAEELARHLARYGLPVTVCRSVAEGVAAAVAQAGPSGLVCALGSLYMTGAVRAAFQLF; encoded by the coding sequence ATGTCCAGAACCATGACCGGCCAGGAGGCCATCGACTATATCCACAGCTACAATTGGCTGGGGAGTCGTCCGGGCCTCTCCCGCACCAAGGATCTGCTGAGCCGCCTGGGGCACCCGGAGCGAGAACTCCGTTTCGTCCATATCGTTGGCACCAACGGCAAGGGCTCCACCGCAGCCATGCTGGCCAGCGTCCTGAGGGAGGCGGGCCATACCACCGGGCTCTACACCTCGCCCTACCTTTGGCGCTTTCACGAGCGCATCCAAGTGAACGGGGCCGAGATCACCGATGATGAGCTGGGGGAAGTGACGGACTATGTCCGCCGCTTTGCGGAGGAGATGGAGGACCACCCCACCGAGTTTGAGCTGGTCACCTGCATCGCGCTGGAGTACTACCGCCGCCGGGGCTGCGCCATCGTGGTGCTGGAGGCCGGACTGGGGGGGCGCCTGGACTCCACCAACGCCATCCCCGCGCCCGAGGCGGTCGTCATTACCAATATCGGCCTGGACCATACCGCGCTGCTGGGGGATACGGTGGAGAAGATTGCCGCCGAGAAGGGTGCGGTCATCAAGCCGGGCTGCGAGGTGGTGCTCTATGGGCAGACGGCCTCGGTAGAAGCTGTGATAGTGGATATCTGCCAGGCCCAGGGTGTTCCTCTGACGGTTGCCGATTTTGCCTCCCTGCGGGTACGGGAGGACAGCCGCGCCGAACAGCGCTTTGATTATGGCCGCTGGAGCGATCTCTCCATCCGCCTGCTGGGGGAGCACCAGCGTAAAAACGGGGCGGTGGTGCTGGAGACTGTGTCCGCTCTGCGCCACCGGGGATGGTCTATCCCCGGGGAGTCCGTGCGCGCGGGGCTTGCCAAGGCCCGGTGGCCGGGCCGCTTTGAGATTCTGGGGGAACACCCGTGGTTCATCGTGGACGGGGGCCATAACCCCCAGTGCGCCACCACCGTGGCCGCCAACCTGGACGTCTATTTTCCAGGGGAGAAGGTGGTCTTCCTGGTGGGGGTACTGAAAGACAAGGACTACGAAGGGCTCATCAGCGAGATTGCCGGGCGGGCCGGGGCCTTTGTGGCCGTGACCCCCGACAGCCCTCGGGCTCTCCCTGCCGAGGAGCTGGCCCGGCATCTGGCCCGGTACGGCTTGCCCGTCACCGTATGCCGCTCCGTGGCCGAGGGGGTGGCAGCCGCTGTGGCGCAGGCGGGGCCGTCGGGCCTGGTGTGCGCCCTGGGCTCCCTCTATATGACGGGGGCCGTCCGCGCCGCCTTCCAGCTGTTTTAA